From the Pomacea canaliculata isolate SZHN2017 linkage group LG4, ASM307304v1, whole genome shotgun sequence genome, one window contains:
- the LOC112562849 gene encoding ankyrin repeat and protein kinase domain-containing protein 1-like — protein MVLHIAERVKQKTSLIVSSVIGGRTSRPMKPSGEAKREAMAFLGLLRHNEDLLVVQTKHLLKKNRQLVHDVFTTKVDEWTPLHACTLRGARKLVKIAMKAGVNPNLEMGLPDGLPGRCTPLHLAAYRGDVSIIQLLLQHGAAVNRLDSTNRSPLFYAASKNNTFAAKKLIKHGAEVKDLTYEQTVFYSEVIERRPPSFLCIPAPSRSGRSSAHS, from the exons ATGGTGCTCCACATAGCAGAGCGCGTTAAACAG AAGACTAGCCTTATTGTATCCTCTGTGATTGGCGGCCGGACTTCTCGTCCCATGAAGCCAAGCGGCGAGGCCAAGCGCGAGGCGATGGCGTTCCTTGGACTGTTGCGTCACAACGAGGACCTGTTGGTGGTCCAGACCAAGCACCTCCTCAAGAAGAACCGGCAGTTGGTGCATGACGTCTTCACCACCAAGGTGGACGAGTGGACTCCCCTGCATGCCTGCACGCTTCGCGGAGCACGCAAGCTGGTCAAGATAGCCATGAAGGCCGGCGTCAACCCCAACCTGGAGATGGGACTTCCGGACGGGCTGCCCGGAAGATGCACCCCGCTCCACCTGGCGGCATATCGAGGGGACGTCAGCATCATTCAGCTGCTGCTGCAACACGGCGCCGCCGTCAACCGCCTCGACAGCACCAACAGAAGCCCGCTCTTTTACGCCGCCTCGAAAAACAACACTTTCGCCGCCAAAAAACTCATCAAGCACGGGGCAGAGGTCAAAGATCTGACATATGAACAAACGGTGTTTTACAGCGAGGTCATCGAGAGGAGGCCGCCATCTTTCTTGTGCATCCCGGCTCCTTCCAGAAGCGGCCGAAGCTCCGCTCACtcgtga